The DNA window cctatgtgggcacatatgtataatgtatatgctattataaagtgtgatacaaaattaagtgaccaattatgttatgggtatcaaaagggtattaaagtgtcatggaattaatgtgtagataccataagttaatttataatttgttgaggggccaaattataaatacccaaaactcattctaagatgagtctataaataggtagtggtccccaagaaacactagggtttctgtattctctccttccccatcagagaaaatacctaagaaaatagtgtattcttggaagatcaaaaccttctctgcaatctccaacaatggcttcaggttagtgcttccgctgatcttttatcatcttcttctttaatttagcaaaggctttatagatttatgatttagggttttctatattaaagcacttttaggaatatgtttggatctgtgatttatatatttcttaagtgttttataaatccCTAACAAGTGGTACCAGAGCCACCTTTGTTGAATTAGTTGAAGATCTGatgattttatttatgaaatttggaTTTTAATTTCGgtaaaaatatattgatatatgCGTGTATTGACATATATACCGATTATATATGATTATGCATACACATATGCGTTTGTTCGGTTTCGGCTtcagtatattatatatagatcaTGATGTGTGATTTGGGAATTTGGAAATTCAATATTGAATTGTAATGATTGTGGCTTCAGTGACTTCTGCCAACTGTATGTTTCTATTTTATGCAATGGATTCGTTTTTGGCTTCAGTTGAATTTGAGTTATTGCTTCagcttaaatatatatatatatatataaatatatttggaaTTGATGAATAGTGTTATGCATATGATTACGTATCCTTTTGTCGCCACTTATAAAGGCTTCAAGGCTTCTGCCGATTTCTTTTTTATTGACTACTGTATATATgttttacatatataaataattgaatGTGATGTTTTGGTTTCCTCTTTACTGTCTGTCAcgtttacatacatatatattgactACAATTTGGTAAGgcaattacattttttttttcttttattgctCTCaagattataaaatatatatgtatgggaATAATTACTTGGGGCTGCCCCGACAATTTATATGGctcataaataatatatattttagttcaaacaatttaattcaaattttggtgttggttatgactaatattttgaataaattaattgaaacaatatgtcgccaaagtgacctcttttgtgtagattaatttatttaaatattaggatggttgtgtgtttgtaattgatgcttatattgactagcccaaaggtaagtgaatagtttgctagatttcaaacatacctgtggcaataaatgtgtgacaattataaagtattttgtgtgagcaatacgttagtccaaagattaacctattgtttgacacagttttattgtcaatatttgattgctacaccaagagtaccgcttacagttaatattactgtccaaagacttgatattaatgtgtgtttggtatcttgagatgggattaaccaatttttgaatttattgtttaattatgcatattaatgtgAGCATGTTTTATTTGTTCTATATTTAGCTAGTTCATCTTCTGCTACCTCAATATCTGCTAATATTAGTTCTATTCCTATGCTTAATGAGACCAATTTTAAGGATCGGGAAAGGAACTTACTTATAGTTCTGGGATGTATGGATTTAGATCATGCACTAAGGAATGAACAACCTGCACCTCTTATTAAGGAAAGTTCCCATGATGATAAAAGGGAATTTGAGAGGTGGGATCGTTCAAATCGCATGAGTCTCATGATTATGAAACACAGCATTCCAGAAGCCTTTTGGGGCACGGAATCCGAAGGGGTTACTATGGCTAAGAATTTCCTTGAACAAATTGAGGAACGTTTTGCTAAAAACGATAAGGTTGAAATGACAACACTTCTTGGTTCTTTAATGAACATGAGGTATAAGGGTCAAGGAAatgtaagggagtacattatgaaaatgcatcatattgtctcaagattaaggacacttaagattgagctttcagatgatgtacttgtactcatggttttgttaacgcttcctccacagtttaaccaatttaaaattagttacaactgtcaaaaagagaaatggactctcaacgagcttatttctcattgtgtgcaagaggaagaaaggttgAAAAAGGACAAAACCGAAAGTGCTCCTTTGGCCACTACCcctaaggataagggcaagaaaaggaaatttgagaATGAAGCTGCTAAGGGTCCAGTTCAAATATCAACCTGGACATGTGAAGAAAGATTGTGCCAAATATCACGCATGGCGTGTAAAGAAAGGTATTAATCTTGTtttggtctgttctgaggttaatttagtttcagtgcctagaaacacttggtggatagattctggtactactactcacataagtgtttctatgcagggttgcctgagCTACCGAAAGCCAAGTGATGGTGAAAGATACATCTTTGTGGGCGATGGACAATCGGTAGAAGTGGAAGCAATTGGGCATTTCAGATTGTTATTaggaactggtttttatttggatttgaaagacACTTTTGTTGTGCCGTCTTTTAGACGGAATTTAGTTTTCgtttctttgttggacaaatttggatattcttgttcatttggaaacaatcagtttactttgtctttaaattcaaatattattggaactggttatttgaatacttaagacaatctttatttgctagaaacaattgcatcctataatgaaaccttgcatgtggaatcacgaggtactaaacgcaaattaaataaagaaaattcagcgtcattatggcataaacgcttaggtcacatctcaagaggtagaattcagcgtcttgtgtctgatgacattttagagtctcttgacttcacagatttcaatgtCTGTGTAGATTGTATCAAGGGAAAACAGACCAAAAAAAACTAAGAGATTAGGTGCCAATAAAGATTAGGTCCCTCTGgggagaagcattaaagacagcaGCTTACATTTTGAATAGAGGACCAAGTAAAGCAgttgcaaaaacaccttatgagctttggacaggtcgaaagcctagtctaaagcatttccacatttggggatgtccagctgaggcaaggccttataggccacatgaaaataaattggactccaaaacagttagcagctactttattggttattctgagcgatctaggggctataagttttatgatcccactgTCAGAAATATATTTGAGACGGGAACTGCAACattttttgaggatgttgaatttgggggagaaataaggttagagacattgtttttgaggaggaattgaattcaaactcagttcttactatcattttagacaatgttcaggcttccacacctgtcattgatcaagaaatgaatccggaacctcaacaagacaatgttgaacaactcctaaatcaaaatgaggctattgttccagaagaacaaattcaacaccctcaagaacaagagccattaaggaaatccacaagagagagaagaaatgctatttcagatgactattttgtatttcttcaagaacatgaggatgaaattggaatgatggaagatgatccaatcaacttgcatcaggccatgaaaagttctaactctcaaaagtggattgatgccatggatgaagagaataagtctatgcaagacaataaagtttgggaagttgccccattaccagaaggtgtaaaaccaattggttgtaagtggatacttaaaaccaagaaggatgaatatggtaatgtggtgagatttaaggcacgtcttgtagcaaaaggctatactcagaaacaaggcattgattatatagagactttctctccggtttcatcgaaagactcttttaggataatattggcacttgttgctcattttgaccttgagttacatcagatggatgttaaaacagcgtttctcaatggcgacattgatgagacaatttatatggagcaaccagaaaactttgtggttggtgacccaaagaatatggtttgcaaattaaacaaatccatctatggactcaagcaagcttctcgtcagtggtatcacaagtttcatcaagtaattatctcatttggttttgagatgaatattattgatgattgtgtatatcacaagttcagtgggagtaaatacatatttctggttctatatgtcgatgacatattgcttgctactaatgatataggcttattgcacgaaaccaagagatttttatctaagcaatttgagatgaaagatcttggtgacgcctcttttgtattaggaattcaaatacgtcgagatcgttctcggggtattcttggattatcacaaaagggctatatcgataaagtactcaaaagatttggcatgcaagattgtagaccaggtgatacccctgttgctaaaggagacaaattcagtcttagacaatgccctaaaagcagccttgaaattcaggaaatgaaaaagattccctatgcatcagttatagggagtctaatgtatcttcaggtatgtacgcgtccagatattgcgtacattgttgggatgttaggcagatatttaagcaaccctGGTATGGACCATTGGATAGCAGCCAAGAAGGTTATAAGGTATCTTCAGAGAACAaaagattacatgctcacatacaggaaatcagatcatttggaggtcgtagggtattctgattctgattttgctggatgccaagatagcagaaggtctacatcaggctacattttcttgttagctggaggagctatatcttggaaaagtgtcaaacagacacttgtagcttcttccactatggcagcagaattcgtagcgtgttatgaggcatcaaatcagggaatatggctgagaaactttgtcactaggctgcgtgttttggagaatgttgaaagaccacttaagatattttgtgacaataaatcagcagtgctgtattccaataacaataggagctcatccaagtcaaagcatattgacataaagttcctagttgtgaaagaaaaaGTGCAGAGTGGACAGATATCCATAGAGCACATtgggacaaactccatgatagcggatccgctcacaaaaggattaccacccaaggtctttcatgagcacactgctcacatgggtgtagtattacttgaggatatcatgatttagtgggagtttgtattctctttgctttatgtttgtttaagacatttatgtatttggttattttctgatcagaaataaagttttcagtttattcactctgttttgttatgtttaagtttgacctcactttggtttaaggaggaccagttggaaataggcatgttcggttcacattgcatgtaattttcatgctacacatccatgattgatctatgtcatttggctatatttgtatatgtgaccattgatgggtttagtcatgattgatatgacgaaaatcgctttgatcctatatgggtatagttgatggacgagattgttgaaatacctttacataatagcaaattttgagctcataaggttatacatttatcaggtaacatatgttgcccaagtgggagattgttggattaaaaatcctatgtgggcacatatgtataatgtatatgctattataaagtgtgatacaaaattaagtgaccaattatgttatgggtatcaaaagggtattaaagtgtcatggaattaatgtgtagataccataagttaatttataatttgttgaggggccaaattataaatacccaaaactcattctaagatgagtctataaataggtagtggtccccaagaaacactagggtttctgtattctctccttccccatcagagaaaatacctaagaaaatagtgtattcttggaagatcaaaaccttctctgcaatctccaacaatggcttcaggttagtgcttccgctgatcttttatcatcttcttctttaatttagcaaaggctttatagatttatgatttagggttttctatattaaagcacttttaggaatatgtttggatctgtgatttatatatttcttaagtgttttataaatccctaacaataaattcatccaaacccctttcacattcttgttcttgtttattgtgtcatcagcacagtggaaagtaaacaaggctatttgattaaagattcctagatttatcagaacactgggttttactgatatgataatctataacagagtttacttgcatttggaaaaatggtatattctttccagaacattggttaaagtaaagcttgggttggatgcgtggagtatgcatcggaagggacccatattgaactttgaccgatattaataagtcagtgaatttaagaggtaaattcttgatctgcttattggaagctcggatatataggctcatggtcccccacactagttgagacaatactacttgtaagactcatttaattggttttgattaatcaattataattctcaagttagactaggTCTATTTGTTAATTTATCACTGagcaagggcgaaactgtaaagaaagagtttctagggtatatttgttaattaagagactttggttagtctaattaataaatataataaatgacaatattatttaattattaattatagttattaaataattgaaattggcatttaaatggttgaatttgaaaattggcgtttttgagaaaatgggatgcagaaatgataaaacagcaaattgcaaaagtggggcccatatccacaagccttggccggccacttatataggatttatcatttaatattttcattattttaatgccaaataattcaaacctaaccctaggtggtatactataaataggtagtgatggcttcaggaaagtaagaatgcatcttattcctttcagagaaaacctGAGACATCtttctaaacctagccgccacctctctttccttcttcttctttgtttctttcgaacctcttagtgatagagtactgcccacacacaacaagtggtacctcaatcatagtgtggaaggtcgtgaagaatccagattcaacaagaaggacattcgggctcagatcttgataatactctgtgacaaaaaggatacaaggtttAGAGATcagagtggaaggagacatattatttcgctgcacccaatgtaaggtttctcatactttatatgtgtttacttataatcgttttagaatttcatatttagggtgttaatcaacatacttgtgagtagatctaagatcgtggtaaaataattccaacaactggcctcagagccatggtaattgatttgcttgcaagaaatttggacttaaaacgatttgtatgtgatttggatggtttcatgttgttctgtgtgttgtatgatgattgattgatgtttgtgagattttgtgaaaaataattgaattttcgtttctggaattatttttgttggatagtttggaaaaaaataagcaattttttatacagaactcaattttgatttaatgtgaattagttatgattttttgaagatttgaaaaaaggaTAGGTTGATCACCCTTCCCACGCACGAGGAACTGAGTGTCCCTCGGTCAGCTGCGTGTTTGGACAAGGTCTTGTCCGAGCGACATGCCCAGGGGTGTCTTAAACCCCTTATCCACGCGCAGAAATCATGCAAGGGAGGcttgcgccgagttttctcagCAGATCACCATcacctacgcgcgcggacagtatgcgatccgtaccacttgcaaattttttcgttttcttcgatttttcatgctatttcatggaattaacttccgatttttttgtgtaattttgtatttagatatttactattcctatttcaattctaattatcaaaattattttttaaaaaatttaatttatgatattagtgtaatttgaactagaaaataggtaaatatcttttttttttgcttaattatctatcttatttttaaatttgattattttatcttaattttaaatttaaggtcagatattaaattttttttaattattctattttttaaaaaaaaatgaccttatttaaatttaaaataagattactaaaatcatgatattttgaatagatttaagatattttgctaacttttaaattttgttatttttttatttaaattaaattataaaatcagaaaatgatatttatttatcttttcattttattgaacatttaatttataaaataacataaaatttaaaaggtggttagcaattttttttgaaatgatatttgggttagttgaaacctaattttttgaaattgtaagtttaattttaaatattattttatttatttaaaaccgaaaatattttttatttatttattattttcgaaattaattattttaaattaaataaatcctggatccaactatccaattcaacttgttgcaggagtatatgttttagcttgtgtgtaagttttataaaacctattattgtttgatctaaattgccatggtgaacttgttgacagatctaatgatctgattttaacccatggttcaattgtcaataggtcaagtaaataatttgtaacaggtaaattttacattcttctttcatctgtgtatgacctagtaatatgataggatccatccaaatctgtgtgcctgtgtgagcctatatgtttactttatgtttaaatgcatataggttgttgctaaataaaatgtcacaccatgatagattttatttaggcccatttagttttggggcctatttaattaataacatttgttatttttaaggttaaattcctctcttttgggccttgtgtgagagttggggaccaatagaagtgggtacgacatactgaacccagctccccctcacatgaaccaccccaattgtgaaggctcatttgcatgatttggataactgtgcttgattaattaaattagtttaacctaataaaattgattagcaacataattaatttctttttgaaattaatttaagaaaaacatagtttaatgaattatattctagataaactatatgtattttcttgtattttaattaaatgtagaattataaccaactagattctttctgaagcttaattttaattatttcattaaatattcctatttaagttgtaaattagttatttctaactatttttttttaaatcaacttaaatttgaatatcttttgaatttcaaaaaaaattaagttgaggaattttaggaattggttattaagattctttagatattttttttttaagttgatattttttcaaatatggataaacttaaaatggaatattttcaaattaagtggttacaacttaattttggtatttaattaaattttatttgaaaaatatttaagttggatattttagattcttctataacaacttaaattagatcttttttcaaattttattttattatattttgatt is part of the Cannabis sativa cultivar Pink pepper isolate KNU-18-1 chromosome 5, ASM2916894v1, whole genome shotgun sequence genome and encodes:
- the LOC133037656 gene encoding uncharacterized protein LOC133037656 gives rise to the protein MKMHHIVSRLRTLKIELSDDVLVLMVLLTLPPQFNQFKISYNCQKEKWTLNELISHCVQEEERLKKDKTESAPLATTPKDKGKKRKFENEAAKGPVQISTWTCEERLCQISRMACKERVA